One window from the genome of Ananas comosus cultivar F153 linkage group 13, ASM154086v1, whole genome shotgun sequence encodes:
- the LOC109719175 gene encoding phosphatidylinositol 4-phosphate 5-kinase 6-like, protein MHKDHQRPEAWESAVHKSQHHPTARHHSLVFTAPMSVIPDDFLISTPKSLDEGASNAADEEEQETYHAERLLANGDFYTGQWSGDLPHGTGKYLWTDGCMYEGEWRQGKTMGMGKFSWPSGATYEGEFKSGFMHGLGTYIGALGDTYRGGWSMNLKHGHGTKSYANGDYYDGEWRAGVQDGQGRYVWRDGNEYIGQWRAGVIHGRGTLIWANGNRYDGGWEDGLPKGNGNFRWADGGLYIGHWSKENGVLQQKGVYYPSPAATSPTARDPQDAFAAGLDGCKVCPSETVSILPSQKTLNWSGVEAEFLQKQAVWRSLKASRRRASIDVARVVGAMTPKRPNGHAISAIGVAASGEDKNGSCGDGGCLLQLDGDRVEEGNAAQEVREVEEGEEAREPGGAQVQQQQQQLQQPMKWLPTRETKKQGETISKGHKNYDLMLNLQLGIRHAVGKQSAPTSLDLKASAFDPKEKVWTKFPPEGTKQTPPHQSCDFRWKDYCPLVFRTLRKLFQVDPGDYMISICGNDALRELSSPGKSGSFFYLTNDDRYMIKTVKKSEVKVLLRMLPAYYNHVRAFENTLVTKFFGLHCVKLTGATQRKVRFVIMGNLFCTEYAIHRRFDLKGSSHGRTTDKPEEEIDETTTLKDLDLNFIFRLQRSWFQEFCRQVDRDSEFLEQERIMDYSLLVGVHFGDATQDILLPADGAGSGDTDNKIDGTPRLSRVDMDQFLCDPTRWAAIKLGVNMPARVEQIVRTDAESLLIGEPTGEFYDVVLFFGIIDILQDYDISKKLEHAYKSIQYDPTSISAVDPKQYSKRFRDFIFKVFTEDA, encoded by the exons ATGCACAAGGACCACCAACGCCCCGAGGCGTGGGAGTCCGCCGTCCACAAGAGCCAGCACCACCCCACCGCCCGCCACCACAGCCTCGTGTTCACCGCGCCGATGTCTGTCATCCCCGACGACTTCCTGATCAGCACCCCGAAATCCCTGGACGAGGGTGCCAGCAATGCCGCCGACGAGGAGGAGCAGGAGACCTACCATGCGGAGCGGCTGCTGGCGAACGGCGACTTCTACACCGGGCAGTGGTCCGGCGACCTCCCGCACGGAACCGGCAAATACTTGTGGACGGATGGGTGCATGTACGAGGGCGAGTGGCGCCAAGGCAAGACAATGGGAATGGGCAAGTTTTCGTGGCCGTCGGGCGCCACGTACGAGGGCGAGTTCAAATCTGGGTTCATGCACGGCCTGGGCACCTACATAGGCGCCCTCGGCGACACTTATCGCGGCGGCTGGTCCATGAACCTCAAGCACGGCCACGGTACCAAGTCCTACGCCAACGGCGACTACTACGACGGCGAGTGGCGCGCAGGAGTGCAGGACGGACAGGGCCGATACGTGTGGCGAGACGGGAACGAGTACATCGGGCAATGGCGCGCCGGTGTTATCCACGGCCGCGGCACTCTTATCTGGGCCAACGGGAACCGCTACGACGGCGGGTGGGAGGATGGACTTCCGAAAGGAAACGGGAACTTTCGGTGGGCGGACGGGGGGTTGTACATTGGGCACTGGAGCAAGGAGAACGGAGTACTTCAGCAGAAGGGGGTCTACTACCCGTCGCCGGCCGCCACGTCGCCGACCGCACGGGATCCACAGGACGCATTTGCCGCCGGCCTTGACGGCTGCAAGGTTTGCCCGAGCGAGACGGTGTCGATCCTACCCTCGCAAAAGACGCTCAACTGGTCCGGCGTCGAGGCCGAGTTTCTCCAAAAGCAAGCCGTGTGGAGGTCGTTGAAGGCGTCGCGGAGGCGCGCGTCGATAGACGTTGCGAGAGTTGTGGGCGCAATGACCCCAAAAAGACCGAACGGGCACGCCATTAGTGCGATCGGCGTTGCTGCTTCTGGAGAAGACAAAAATGGTAGTTGTGGTGATGGCGGCTGCCTTCTGCAGTTGGACGGTGACCGTGTCGAAGAAGGGAACGCCGCACAAGAAGTCAGGGAGgtggaggagggggaggaggcgaGGGAGCCGGGGGGGGCACaggtgcagcagcagcagcagcagctgcagcagccgATGAAGTGGCTGCCGACGAGGGAAACGAAGAAACAAGGGGAGACCATTTCCAAGGGGCACAAGAATTACGATCTCATGCTTAATCTCCAACTTGGAATCAG ACATGCAGTAGGAAAGCAATCTGCACCTACATCACTGGACCTTAAAGCATCTGCATTTGACCCTAAAGAGAAAGTATGGACAAAATTTCCTCCCGAAGGAACAAAACAAACTCCTCCTCACCAGTCTTGCGACTTTAGATGGAAAGACTACTGCCCGCTGGTTTTCAG GACGTTGCGCAAACTCTTCCAGGTTGATCCTGGAGATTATATGATCTCTATTTGTGGGAATGATGCTCTTCGGGAGCTCTCATCACCAGGGAAAAGTGGTAGCTTCTTTTACTTAACAAATGATGATCGGTACATGATAAAGACCGTGAAGAAATCGGAAGTGAAA GTGCTTCTGAGGATGCTTCCAGCCTACTATAACCATGTCCGTGCTTTCGAGAACACTTTAGTAACCAAGTTCTTCGGTCTTCACTGCGTCAAATTAACTGGGGCTACTCAGAGAAAG GTTCGCTTCGTCATAATGGGGAACCTGTTCTGCACGGAGTATGCCATACACAGGCGGTTTGACCTGAAGGGTTCTTCTCATGGCCGTACGACTGACAAACCTGAGGAGGAAATTGATGAGACCACTACTTTGAAAGATCTCGATCTCAATTTTATCTTTCGGTTACAACGATCTTGGTTCCAGGAGTTTTGCAG GCAAGTGGATAGAGATAGTGAATTCCTAGAACAGGAGAGAATCATGGATTATAGCCTCTTGGTGGGTGTTCATTTTGGAGATGCAACCCAAGATATACTACTCCCTGCCGATG GTGCAGGTAGTGGTGACACTGATAACAAAATAGATGGAACTCCTCGCCTTTCTAGGGTAGACATGGACCAATTTCTTTGTGATCCAACACG GTGGGCTGCAATCAAATTAGGTGTGAACATGCCAGCTAGAGTCGAGCAGATTGTACGGACCGATGCTGAATCCCTACTGATTGGGGAACCAACAGGAGAGTTTTACGATGTGGTGTTGTTCTTCGGAATCATTGATATTCTGCAAGATTATGATATAAGCAAGAAGCTCGAGCACGCATATAAGTCTATCCAATACGATCCGACCTCGATATCCGCTGTCGATCCGAAGCAGTACTCCAAGCGGTTCCGTGACTTCATTTTCAAAGTTTTTACAGAAGATGCGTAG